The Phoenix dactylifera cultivar Barhee BC4 unplaced genomic scaffold, palm_55x_up_171113_PBpolish2nd_filt_p 002034F, whole genome shotgun sequence DNA segment TAATAGATTGACCCTCGGCATCGCTATGGTCACAATCTCCACTTGTACTATGATTGTTGGCTTCACTATGAGAGCAGGCAACCTTTCTTCTACTGGTAGGCTTGTGAAGTCCTCTTTCATGATGCTAATAATCAAGCATCAAATATAAATGATAGGATAGAAAGTTACAATGTATGCCTCATGAGAAAAACCACCGGTTGGAATAATCAGGCTGGATGTGGGAGATGGGAAGGAGGTCAGTCTTGGAGAACATTGCCCTCGGTCAAAGCTTCAACAGCAGTGCATCAAATATCTTGGCCCGGTAAGCCTCTATCGTAACAAACTTTATGCACAAAAAGCAGTTATTTGGACCAGTCCAACATAGAGCTGATTTATATTCTCATCATGCAGAAAGAAAGGGAGGCCTATGAAGTAATAGTTGAAGATGGGAAGTTCATGTACAAGAAAAGCAGGCAAATCCTAGACACATCTGAGGGCCCCAAAGATGCCAAGTGGATCTTTGTTCTAAGCACATCAAAGAGTTTATATGTTGGTCAGGTAACTTTAGATATCTCAGATAACTATAAAGCAGTATCTTTTTGTTATGTTAACTAGCCTGATGTAATTCATTTACCATTGCAGAAGCAAAAAGGTACATTTCAGCACTCAAGTTTTCTTGCTGGAGGAGCTACATCTGCTGCTGGGAGATTAGTTGTAGAAAATGGAATTCTGAAGGTAAGAGATTGGTCAGCAGAATGATTTGCATCATTTATAAAGAACTCTCCATTTAATGTGTTTTGCTGATCTTATCTTGGCAGGCTGTGTGGCCTCATAGTGGGCACTACCGCCCGACAGAGGAGAACTTTCAGGATTTCATGAACTATCTCATGGAAAACAATGTGGATCTTAATGATGTTCAggttagcatgttataatattcatatatataatCCTCAAAACCTTGAACTTCAAACTTATTGATGACTTGAAAGATTACTTCTTATTAAGTAACTTAATTGTTTTAGCAAGACTGATTTGAATTATTCGGTTTCCATTTTATACAGTTGAGTCCAACTGAAGGAGATGACGAGTTCCTGATTAGACTTAGAAGCAACCGCTCACTAAAGTTGGCTGAGAAACATATTTGTGCCAACCCCGAAGCTTCAACACAACCATCTTATGGCTCTGAAAGAACAACAGGCAAGGCTTTGGCAACAGAGAGTCTCGATTCATCTAAGAGATCCAGAGGATTGGGTGTTATAAGTTCCCTTGCTGAATTCAGATTTGGGGCAGACAAAAAATCACTCATTTTGGATCTGTGCCACAAACTCCAGAAGCAGATAATGTTCAGGGACCCAGGTGAGAGCGAAGAAGAATCTGACGAGGAAGTAAACTGCACCACAGGACAGAACGGGATCAATATATATGGAGATGATGAAGCAGTTGAAGATTCATCTGCTTCCGAACAACAGTACGTGTTCCGCAAACAAAATCTATTTGCAGAGgagcaagaagaagatgaagatgctTCTATTCCACAAGAATTGATTCTTCGGAGGATTAACTCTAAGAAAGGAATGAAGTCATATCAGTTGGGAAAGCAGTTATCTTGCAAGTGGACCACAGGTGCTGGGCCTCGGATTGGGTGTGTGAGGGACTATCCATCAGAGCTTCAGCTCCGTGCTTTAGAACAAGTGAACTTATCTCCAAGAAGTGCTGGGCCTGCAAGATTTGCTTCGCCCAGGAATGCAACAGGCCGCTGTCCTAAATTGCCAGAAGCATCATCACCGACAACTACAGAAATCTAGCAGTGATAGATAAAGGAGAGGAAAttctttcaatgattgagttcaTACGTATAGAGATGAGAATATTCAATTCATTCGTTTTGCAGATTTGTAGAGGAATACGTTATTCAAACTGTAATGAATTTTTGGTGGATCAATAGAAATCAACGCCATTAACTAACATTGCTAGTTGGAGCTACAGATAGAACACTGGTGTGTAGATATACTACCGCGCCATGTCGCTTCTGAGTCCTGCATTGAATATTCTTTGGTTCCTCGtttctttgataagtttaaggCAAAGGTGAACCAAAACAGATGAATTGAAACATCCCCTCGTTTAAATTTATGTTAGTATGCATTATCTAGGTTTACGACTCGAAAAAAGAAGGGGGTTAGGAGGGAGAGAGCATCCAGATTCAAGCTTCAACCATGTAGAGTTGGATAGTTTAAATGACTAAAAGAGGAAGAGGCTCTGAACTCTGAGAAGGCGCATTTTGGGAGTGCTCCAGAGTGGGTTGAAACCACAGGCATTCGCTTTATATATACAAAAGATTTTATGTTATGGCGAATTTAAATTCCATAATCACATAGGTCAATTCTTTTCTCCTTCTTGCAGTTTGGTATAATAAAGAGTCTTAGTTCCATCTAGTTCTGGTCATATCCTAGAATCAGtattgttggggggaataagatttttttcccaaatgacataaatgcccctaagaagccgtacaacttccgaccccggacggccgaagtcgacgtccgacttcggaacgcccgacctcgagacctccgacctaagaaaaaccccgatgttcgaggtctactcttgtcagccacctactacgaccGTGCGCCTCagaggtctggccgaggaccataccctgacgcccctctggcatttattgcgcatggtcgctgtaaccctccggcttactccacaataaatgcggatctccggcttactccacaataaatgcggatctccggcttactccacaataaatgcggatctccggcttactccacaataaatgcggacctccggcttactccacaataaatgcggatctccggcttactccacaataaatgcggatctccggcttactccacaataaatgcggattttctccggcttactccacaataaatgcggacctccggcttactccacaataaatgcggacctccggcttactccacaataaatgcggacctccagcttactccacagcggaccgggccgtgttccggaatgtttcgctggaggaggtcgttggcagcgcttactgcaacaccgcccgggtaagcttCCTTCTTAATTTCCTTGAGTTACTAGCGTACTTGTGtgcttttcaactcacaataccctcgtttctttcttttcagcatattctcgagctcgacaccttGGCGTTCATCGCCCACGGGTGTCGGGAAGAAGTCCGACAGCTCGGCCGACAGCTGGAGCCGGCTAAGAaaagagtcgccgagctggaggcggcgttggccgcggccgaggctcggtgggcgGCCAACGAGGCTGAGCGCCTCGCTATGGCGGAGGGGCTCAAGGAGGAGAAGGCCGCCCACGCCCTAACCAGGTCGGCCttgcgcggcacggaggcgcgcttaggggaggtccaggccgaggtcgcggccctcaggtatgaggacggggtctcccgcctccgaatcgagcaacttgaggcccgggagaggagggcactcgagcgagccgaacatgccgtggagctcttcaaggagtcgcaagagttccgcgacatgttggaggaggagacagtggacgggttcctccgaggtttcgagaacttccgggctcagatgcgccggtactgccctcagtacgaccTCTCGACGATCCGTCCGAGGAAGGacctgggcctggggtccgacgTGGAAGCCCTCCCCGCCattttgacatccgaggcggggaTATACGAAGAAGACcacgccgagccttcgacgggggtgGCCGAGGCGGTTGGCACCATAGAGGCAGCtccggcggccgagacggacgccGTCCCGGAGGCGGTACCCGAGGCCCCTGCCCCCGATcccgagcctgtgccggctgaaAACCTCGAGATCATCAAcgtgccggacgaccccccggacgttgctcccgccgcttaggacttagcgtatttttcctttctttttcattgtatccgaggtcggctcttaaatggtcgacctccaattttgtaatcgGCCTTCGGCCTTCTGTTAATGAAAAACACTTTCATCATTATGTGTttgcctttcttttttgttgcgaacgaggctagagccttagctaactgcctcgacgacctctaacttcAGATCTTAGTTTTTGGGTTACTTAACGAAGTTGTCCCCTTTTCCCGGGCTAtgtcttagccttctcgggttcCAGTCACTCCGACCAAAAGGAGCTCCGAGTCTtaggttttttagaaaattcCTCTAAGTCCCATAGCTCGGATCTAAGAATCGTGGAAGTCATCACGTTTAGCCTTTAGGGAAATCCCAAGGcatcgaggtcgggccttagcccttcggAGATtttagtcgggtttccgaactcaactccgaacccctcgtagggagcgcgggctaataagTAAGTCATCGTCGAAGGTTTTCgtagttatcgttctcggactctgccgagatcTCGGTGAGCAGGGCTGGAATTTCCGAAAATTGCCTTGGTATCCATGTTTGGCTGACACACTCGTGGTCGAGACCACTTTCTCAGCTAGATGTCGGAGTTTACGtagaagagccgagttgggccctaatttATGAAGCCTTCGTACAGAttgcggagacttgacgaacggaGCCTTCATAATGTAGTTAGGGGGTCGatcttaagccgacccattggagaggcccgactttggggcgagGCAAGACTCCCGGACTAGTGACATGGACCTGTGGGTCACGTGCAATCTGGATAGTGGATTTTGTTAAATAGATACCAAAATTAGCATCCATATTTCTACTCAATGGATACGGATACAGATACAGATCAAATATGaagcatatccatatttttctatccaaatatagatataagttTGACACTATTTAGATATAAAtcaaatttccaacaaaaataatgaaaatctACATTAATTATATAATCATAAATTTCCGCCCAgcaatatgtagataaaatttaacaaggagggcgtctagttggatgtacctcttgcattctccgAGTCacgcttcgcatggtggagtaggttgcctcctttcctcgttgacctccggagtcattttgaCTTAAAGGGGGGCTCGGGTTTCTCACGGACCCAACAGCGCCCACCGAGGTTGAGAGGATTTGGCGAGGCTTTATTGAATTGTAGCTCtctgcgaggtcgagggagtttcagACCCCATGGTAGGACCTCGGGCGtctcaaccttggtcgagggatcttgCGTCAGGTCGGCGAGTCcgcggacgctttgctgacctgtggtgcctcccgtggtcgagggagtttgggactctacggtcgaccctcggggcatcccgaccttagtcgggggatcgttcgtcaggtcggcgggtctgggcacgctctaccgacctgcgacgcttcccgagatcgagggagtctggttctctacggccgaccctcggggcatcccgaccttagtgttgggaacccgcccatgccgctgatatttcaaaaacaaaaatcagatggcagcggaatcggcatgcacgggttcgacgttcatcgcatgaacgttgtttctagacctttcgtaattaggtaagaattaaaacttttaaaactattaggaagatcaaatcttcaccttgcgcgggtagatgatcaccgcaaatctgaattcgtggttttggaagagggttcgcttgaagccgttcaaacgtccggcctctacgggtatccacacgaagcaggatccgatccaagctctaaatctcaccggggtgctagctcccttgcagagatagcttttgatggctgatctcctctctttcaatcaacccttgattgtgcttgagaggaggaagaagaaggatgaagatgggaagaagatcaaaagcccctgcagccttcttctttttccatgcgttggagccaaggaagaagaccaagaggagggagacgcctcctcttcttttccctttgctgatggcggctgaaccaaggagagatggagagggggtggccacgtgatgaagaggagaaaggtccatctagggcgccggccctagtcctcctttaataaggatgaagggctcctacaagttaggagcccttgactactttccaagagggggcgccggccccctttctctcttcatgtcgcaccaactaagtgaagaggagctgatgcccctcttacttggttaacccaatcctcttccaaaaaggattaggtgcctctctcatggtttaatcctaatctaattaggattagccaaatttgggttcaatctacgctagtcctaatccaattaggacttgaatgaatcatgacttaattgaactcttcaatcctaatccaattaggagtcatgttgattcattagattaataattaatttagacttaaggaatcctaatccaattaggatttgtttaattttagtcctaatccaattaggactttatttgaattcgaagtcctaatccaattaggatttctaggaatcctactccaagtaggaatccaattttaattcaaagttcctaatctcattaggattgtaggaatcctattccaagtaggaatcccagtcctactccaactaggattcccagtcctaatccaattaggactctaggaatcctacccaaagtaggattcttgtttcaagtccaattaattaattccctttccttcttcaacttcttatcaatcaaattgattacttgtgattcctaatcacgatttcaaccaccggatcggtcaatacttctagtgtgtgtgaccccataggttctactctgactggtagtgagatatattgtgatctctatctcaatatcattgaaaactcctttcaatgggttggaacgattccaactcaactcattagggtttatcgatcatcaagataatccctatgagtcccaccatccaccagtga contains these protein-coding regions:
- the LOC103698202 gene encoding IQ domain-containing protein IQM2-like, whose product is MGISFSCPGADYAALDESFEALFMRSLSFADSVRSTLRSVSFNGRDSHPAIVESFGSGKLIFEGSLSFNRKERDPFHLETKFSIKSPTSKKENATRSIGSEKSRFSHLQEQAPESPVIAEGPKHEAAVKLQKVYKSFRTRRQLADCAVLIEQRWWKLLDFALLKRSSVSFFDIEKPESAVSRWSRARTRAAKVGKGLSKNEKAQKLALQHWLEAIDPRHRYGHNLHLYYDCWLHYESRQPFFYWLDVGDGKEVSLGEHCPRSKLQQQCIKYLGPKEREAYEVIVEDGKFMYKKSRQILDTSEGPKDAKWIFVLSTSKSLYVGQKQKGTFQHSSFLAGGATSAAGRLVVENGILKAVWPHSGHYRPTEENFQDFMNYLMENNVDLNDVQLSPTEGDDEFLIRLRSNRSLKLAEKHICANPEASTQPSYGSERTTGKALATESLDSSKRSRGLGVISSLAEFRFGADKKSLILDLCHKLQKQIMFRDPGESEEESDEEVNCTTGQNGINIYGDDEAVEDSSASEQQYVFRKQNLFAEEQEEDEDASIPQELILRRINSKKGMKSYQLGKQLSCKWTTGAGPRIGCVRDYPSELQLRALEQVNLSPRSAGPARFASPRNATGRCPKLPEASSPTTTEI